TCGCCAAGCGGGTCTCTCTGAGATCTGTTAGTGTTTCTCTATCCTTTGTCTTCTCAGCTCAAGACAGCTACCTCTCTAAAGACCCAAGAGTAAAAGATGGGCAGCTGGAAAATGGGTCCAGCCCCCAAAGGGAGAAAGTGTGCAGCATGATAGAAGGATGCTTGGATTCTAAGATAGCCAATCTAGCAAACGTTGACGCCACCTCTACAGTGTGAAGTGCAGAGCTAGGGAGATACAAAGGGGCTAAGACACAATTCCTGACCTCAAGGAACGTGGTACTCTATGCAGCAAGAACACAAGTTACTCTGGGTTCAATGccagagaaacacaaatgaatTGCACTGGCGATTTCAAGAAGGGAAGTTTGAGGCGGGAGTGGTAGGGGGCTGGCGGACGCTGGGAGACATCAGGGAAGCTTTATCCAAGATGGATGTTGGGTTCTGAGAGCAAGAGATGAGAGAAGGGCATTTTAGGCATAAGGAGTAGCAGGGACAGATGcttggaggaggaaaaagaagggtATCTTTGGTTAGGAGTCCAGTTCGGCCAGAAGGAGAGGTGCATGCAAAGGGAGGAAAAGACAAAAGAGTTAGAAGAGTAGGTTGAGGCCAGGGCATGGAAGGCCTTCAATGCCAGTCTAAGGAGTTTAGGCAGAATCAGGTAGGGTGGAAAAAAGCCTGAATTATAAGAAAGGAACGAAAAGGtataagaaaaagagacaaagacaaTAGGAGAGGTTGCTTGGGTGTCACTGCCAATCCCTTGGAGGGACAGGTCCAACCTGTCTCCATCGCAGCTCCATTTGCATGAAGAACCCATCGCTGGCTCACCTCCCCAGTCCCCGGGCAGGTGGGAATTGAGAAATCCAAGGTAAGTAGGGAACAGTCCCTACCTCCCCATCCCAGAGCCCCAGGGGTGGTGACAGGATCTGGGGCTGAGTCAGTGGGGTGGGGACCCCACTTCTGCTCAGTATGCCTCCTTGGAATATAAAAGGCAAGCGGCAAGGCCTGGCCTCAGAGCACCCCAAGCCTGACACCATGAAGATCCCAGTCCTCCCCGCTGTGGTGCTCCTCTCTCTCCTGGCGCTCCACTCCGCTCAGGGCGCGGCCCTGGGGAGTTCGGAGGTGAGCACGGCACCTGGGTTCTCTTTCTCTTATACCTACTAGCTCACTTACTCCTCGATTTCTTTACCTTCCATCAGTTACGGGAAAAGTGGGGGTACTGCCAGGGGCAGAATGAGAAGCTGGGgctctgaggaaggaaggaaagaaagaaggagacaaAGCATTCCTGGGAAGACACATAGGGACGGAGATGCTTACGTTGCTGGAAGGGATGGTGAGGTGTAGGGCAGAGCCTGGACACCCTGGGAGGAGACGGGGGCTGAGGCTGAGGGTCTGGGTTCAGCCCcacctttgttttgtttgtatccCTGGGAATGGCCCCCAGGTGGCTGGAAGCGCCCTGCTATCTCTGGAACCTGGGCCAGAGTAAGAATCCTTAGGAGCCAGTCTCCAGCCAAGAAAAATCCTGAGgtacccctctcccctccttacCCCACCGCGGGGGGAGAGTGTCCATGCTGCATTTAAAAGTCTGTAAGAAGCGTCACAGACTCAGCTGCTTAGGATCCAAGCAAGAGATGTCAGTGAGCCAGAGGGCGGGCGGggcctctggggagggggcgtgAACTTGCTGGGTCTAAAATGGGGACACTCTACTGATGGCTGCTAAGTGGGAAAATGTACCCCGTGTGGCCGGAGTTTAAAACTTTTTAAGAGAAACTGGAAATCCGAATTATGAATTCTTGCTGATCAAAAATGTTTAGTTCAAATGGAAAATCAAGCAAGCCAAGTTACTATGAGATCGAAACATTTGGGTCTCACATGCAGGTAATCCTTTTGCAACCTTTGttgtgagaaggaagaaaaaagggggCAACAAAGCAGAGCAGTTGAGGTTGGGAGGGGACAGGATGGGGTGCACTGAGGCCTAGGGGCTTACCAGACGGAGGAGGGAAATGGATACTCGGACGCTGGTGGCAATAAAGTCACAAAGCAAACCAATCTCCATCAATTAAAGGCAGCGGGGCTCCCACCTGCATGTAAATCTCCCCGACCCAGCTCCACGGGCCGAGTGTGGGTGTCTCAGAAACACCCCAAGTCAATGGCAGAACAACACCAGCTCGTTTTTCATGGGAGGAGTCCTTTCTCCCCATGCCTTCTTCCCCCTGCCTACCATGGACGCCGGCCCGGGTTTGACTTCCCTGTCTCGCACGTGCCACCCTCCATTCCCTTCTTGTGGTCCGCACATCTGCCCACCAGCTGCCTTCCCAGGACAGGCCCCATGGTGGAGAACAGGGCTGGCCTGTGGAGGGAGGCGGAGCTGGCAGAGAGGGTTTGGGGCGAGGGACTTGCCATCATGTGATCATCTGGCCCCTTTCTCCCCCTCACTTTCCAGGAAGAATCCACCATTGGTAATTACGCGTCGGGACCTGAGGTAAACCCCCTGTCTTCCCACCATCTGACTAGGAGTTTGTCCCCTATCTCTTCATGCTGCTTAGTAACTTGCTTAACACTCCGCTCCTTTGCCTAGGCCTTTAACACCCAGTTCCTGAACATCGACAAGTTACGAGCCGTAAGTGCAATTCTCTAGTACGGCCCCACGAGCATCCTCATCCTAGAGGCCGCTAAGGCCTGGGTAGAGAGCTTGCAGTGATGCCTCCTCTTTCCCAGAGGCCGGGGCCAAGCTCTGCCCTTCCCCGGAGCTGACGCTCCTCTGCTGTCTCTCTCCACAGGCTTTCAAGCCCGAAGAGTTCCTGAACTGGCACGCCCTCTTTGAGGTGAGTGCTTGGCTGCCCTCTCCTTCCTTGATAGTTTGCCTGTCTTTCCCGGGTGGTGGTAACACACTGTAATTTAGCCCTTTCGGTTCTCTCCTGAGTTCTCGGAGGGAGTGACTGCCCTGCGTGGATGCTGCCCAGCTGTGGAAAGCTTCCCCGGGGAGCTGTCATGGCCGCATCTTATTTTCCTAACGTGGCAGAGGGGCAGCTGGCCCGCAAAGACAATCCCTGAAAAGGAAGAACTTAATTGGTCAAGTTTATCCAAATCCTCTCATCCTCTAGAAAGAAATTGAGGTCCTAAGTGGGGTGGCTTACCCCAACATAGAAGGCGAAGTCAGTGGCAGCGCTGGAATTCGAGCCACAGTGCATGACCCTGCATGTATTTGCTATGTGCCCTCGTGCAAATGTCTTcaggtctctgagcctcagtttcctcatctgtgatatGGGGATGATGACAGTACCGATGTCAAAAGGTTGCTGTGAAGACCGAATGAAACGACGCCTAGAAAGCAATTAGTCTAAGGCAAGCACAGAATAAGGGCTCAGGAAACGTTAGTTCTTACTGTAATTATAAAACAGTAACAGCGTCGCCACTACAGAGAGCTCATTCCACAAGTGCTTACTGGTCCGTGCTCACCTGACCTGTATGAGAGAACCactcttgttctctttttctgtttcagtccATCAAAAGGAAACTTCCTTTCCTCAACTGGGATGCCTTTCCGAAGGTAAGAGGTGGTGGGCATCAGGAGAGTAGGGAGGTTGGGGGTGAGGGCAAAACAGAGGATCTGGGAGGGAgagtggggaaagggaaaggggcgggggtggggggagctttCTTCTGATCAAACCCAAGGGAAACAAGGGAAAGCTTACCTACTATATTCAGCAACTTAGATGGGGCAGAGATTCCTTTCCATCACTGCCCCGCCCTCTCCTGGGCTTCCTTGGAACTGCAGCTCCCCACACCCGAGGGTCTCCAATCTGACCGtaccccctctccctccagctgAAAGGACTGAGAAGTGCCACTCCTGATGCCCAGTGACCATCCCCTTCAAGACCCAGCGCTGTCGATACCCAGTGAAAGAGGGGGCTAGTGTGGGATCTGATCACCATCCTATAATCACTCTTCGCTGgctcaataacaacaataaaatgttttccaaacaaACAGCTCCTGTATCTGCGTCTCTGTTCTTATCTGACTGGGCTCAGAAGGGAATTACAATGGAGTGGGCCCCAAGGCTGGCAGGTGGAAACCTTGACTTCTGAGGGGGTAGTAAGCAGTGAGacaggaggaagtggggaggacGTAGCAAGGGGGCAAAAGACCCCTTGTGTCTTAGCTCCTCGGTACTGGCTGCCCTCCTTGAGGAGCACGAAGCTGGGGCTGCTTGGTTAAGATCCCCAAGGAATCAGACCCAAACAGCTGGAAACCTCCCTCCCCGACCTGCCTTCTGAGAACCTGATTCCTCTGGTGGTGGCAGCTCAGTATAACAGAGCTGTCTGTAATCCAAACCTGAGGACCCAACTTAAATCATTAGAGCCCATCTAAGATCGTTTCGTTTTTTTATTGAATTAGGTAGGTTATAAATAAAGGAAACTAGTGGTGTGACCCTGGGCCTTTCTAAACctcctttcttcatctgtgaaatgagtatGGAAATAAACAAGAATGATAATAACTACCCCGAGGTGTTGTTATGAAGGACAATTGAGGTAAGTATGTCAAGTTCTTTGCACAGGGCTGGGTATACAGTAGGTACCCAACAATTGCTTCTTTTCTCCACTCCCACTGCAAAGGCCCAGATTCATTATTCACTTACTCACTCAccattccatccatccatccatccatccatccatccgtttACTGCAAAGGTCTTGAAACACGGAATGGTTCATTTCAGTTCCTGCGGATGAACTCCGTATGGAATCTCTGTACCCCCTGGGCCTGCTCTGTGTACTTACAATGTTGAATAAGTTGGGattatttctggtttctcttgaaAACCAGGAAAATGGGAGAACAGTGGACCTGCAACTGGCTTAAAGCTGCCCTTTTTACACAGAACATGGTCTCCAGATTGGTAACGTTCCACCTGACAAGTTTCACTTATTAACCTTGCTTTTTTGGTCCTTATGAGCAACTGAATTTGCAAACTGTGGCCTGTAGCTTGCTGAGGAAGTAGACTACGAAGGGAAATAAACATGTGGCTGGACTAACAATTAAACTGACATGggacagattaataggagaaaagcatacaatttttttttaaagtatacacaGGTGTCTTCAGAAGGAAAATGGAGCCTTGCTGAAGAATGTACATTTAAAGCTAGTCTAGGTTGTTGCCATAACCCAGCTTGTCAGCCGTATAGGGATCCCACAACTTTTTCCTGAGATaatgatgctttttatttcctcctgagacttaggatgggagggagtggagagggaagggagggttaGGGCCAAAACTGGGCCTTGATGAGGGGTGACCAGGAAGACTGAGTCCTCCTTCTTGCTGGGATTTCCCAGGTGGCATTTTGCTGTTGCCAAAAGCAACGTGGTGAGATTTCCAGATGAACACTGACTGAAGTTTATGTCCTAACAGGGCTTGTTTTAAAGGAAGGCAGCATaaaaatacagatacataaattgcattttgctgaattaatatttctttaaggaaactcattagttttctttgcaacattaaaaaaagaagaagaagaagaagaagaaaagaaaatgaaaccctGAAGAAGCAGTTAGGTCCAAAAGCTTATAGTATACAGATTTTTCCAGAAAGAACAATAGTTGTGGGGATGTGACAAAGCAAAGGGGCTTGAACTAGGGGTCATACCTCGTGGGACAGTGACTAGGAAGTATGTGAGGGAAACTGATGGAAGATAAGGGTTATTTTGGTAGGTTTGTTTGTACGGACTGGAGTCAACTCCCAGTCTCTGAAGATAAGAATGTTCTCTCTTCCTGGTACCAGGAGGGCATCCTTCTCAAGGAAAAATTTACAACCTGCTTTCAGGTCGAAAGAGGGAGGTCAGAGGCCCCTTTGTATCTGCTGTTTCATAAatgtcttcagctcaaaatacTCAATATGTCAAAGCAgaatattttggggtgacacGTTCTGAACCCCTTCACTTGGTTCCTGCTTTCAGAGAGCTTAAAGTCTAGATGAATAAGACATGTAAATGTTGCTTTTACCTGTCCTTCTGGTTAACTGGCAATGACAGACACACAACACACACCAATAAGCAGCAACTTGTGAGTGGGAtcatcaacagaaaagaaaaaagatggaaactAGTCAAATGCCAcaatcaattaaaatatttaacaaggaCTGAATGCTTATAAACTGGGTGACAGGAAATGGAGTCGAGGACGAAGGAGGGAAGTCCTTTAGCTACATTTATTGAGTGGCTAGGTTTTAGGGGAGGCTACGAGTCATGACACAGACGTCAAGAGTATCTCTGAAATaaagcagttctcaaagtgtagcCCTGGGATCAGCAGCATTTGTATCATGTAGGAATTTACAAAAAGCACAGATTCTTGGGCACCACCCCAGagctactaaatcagaaactgggggtggggcccagcagtccACGTTTAAACAAGTTCTCTATGTGGCTTCTAAtggcttgagaaccactgagaaAGGAAAGCCAGAGAATGATTAATACAAAATTCAGGATGGTAGTCACCTTGTAGGTGGAGAGAATATCATGTATAGGAAAGGAGCacatggaggaggagggaagtgacAGAAGCCTTCtattattaatgtttttattttttccttaaatatattggaggggagggaaaaatATCTTTGCCTTCTACCTTTCTAGGTTAGAGATTGTTCCATATTTCAACGTATATCTCTACATCCTGTTTAAAGAGAGGCATAAtgtaacaaaagacagattaacaaaagaaaagcataCGAATTTATTTAGCATAAGTTTTATGTGACATGGGAGCCTTCACAAGTCAAAGGAGACCTGAAGCAGCTAAACCTGTATGTTTTCACGCTCGGTTTGATGAAGAGTGGGAAGTCATGGGAAAATATGATAGGAAAAAGGGGTATGAGGTCGGTGTGGGAACCTGGGGAAACTCAGCAAGGCGTGTTCACTCAGATTCCTCTTGGGGGGTCCCTCCATGTTGGAGACAAGGATTATCCTTTCCTCTGGGTACAGGCAGGGCACTTCTCACATGAGGGCCTTATGACCTCCATCAAGGGAAGGTCAGGGAGTCCTCCTTGCATCTATTTTATCGAATTCCTTCAAGTTGAAATGTGGTGCTAAGGTTGTGTATTCTGGGATAGTTGCAGTGCCTGCCGTAGTGCGTCCTGAACCCCTccaatatattcattttatacacACTTATGTACGCACTATTCCACAATGATATGttattaaaacaagaaaatgtcTCTGAATAATTTGTGAGTGCTGAGGGAATACAGAGTAAAGAAACAACTGGAGTCTAGGAAGACTggaatctaaaggaaaaaaaaaaagtgtagacgTGCTTGTGTAACGACTGGCAGACGTACTCCAGATCAAATGAAGCTGACAAAAATGCACCAGCAGGGGCCAGATAATTCAGAGGTTTCAAAGCACAGGAGACAAGACACCTGTTCTCTCTGGGGAACGTGCAGGATGAGGAAGAAGCCAAGAAGTCTCCCTTCACTGTATACTTCGTAAAAGCAACAAATGCAGTGGACTCTATGCCACTCATTAAATAGGATGTAGAGATACATGGTGAAATATGGAACAGTCTCTaagataaagtaaaatgaaaaaagaaagtgataAAGCAGTGTGAAcaatacgttaaaaaaaaaaaagaa
This Camelus bactrianus isolate YW-2024 breed Bactrian camel chromosome 9, ASM4877302v1, whole genome shotgun sequence DNA region includes the following protein-coding sequences:
- the KRTDAP gene encoding keratinocyte differentiation-associated protein isoform X1, whose protein sequence is MPPWNIKGKRQGLASEHPKPDTMKIPVLPAVVLLSLLALHSAQGAALGSSEEESTIGNYASGPEAFNTQFLNIDKLRAAFKPEEFLNWHALFESIKRKLPFLNWDAFPKLKGLRSATPDAQ
- the KRTDAP gene encoding keratinocyte differentiation-associated protein isoform X2, coding for MPPWNIKGKRQGLASEHPKPDTMKIPVLPAVVLLSLLALHSAQGAALGSSEEESTIGNYASGPEAFKPEEFLNWHALFESIKRKLPFLNWDAFPKLKGLRSATPDAQ